The Streptomyces durmitorensis genome contains the following window.
GTACGAGCGGTACCAGTGGCCGGAGTCGTCGTGCCATTCGTAGGCGAAGCGCACCGCGATGCGGTGGCCGTCGTGCGCCCACAGCTCCTTGATGAGGCGGTAGTCGAGCTCCCGGTCCCACTTGCGGGACAGGAAGGCGACGATCGCCTCGCGCCCCGTGACGAACTCCGCGCGGTTCCGCCAGCGGGAGTCCTTGCTGTAGGCGAGGGAGACCTTCTCGGGATCGCGGGAGTTCCAGCCGTCCTCGGCGAGGCGAACCTTCTCGGCCGCGGTCTCCCGGGTGAAGGGCGGGACGGGGGGTCGTGTGGTCATGGCTCTCTCCTACACGTCGCACAGTCGCGAGAACGGTCGTTCTCCGGCGAGGGAGTCCACGGTAGGAGAACGGTCGTTCTCGCGCAATGAT
Protein-coding sequences here:
- a CDS encoding DUF1348 family protein, with amino-acid sequence MTTRPPVPPFTRETAAEKVRLAEDGWNSRDPEKVSLAYSKDSRWRNRAEFVTGREAIVAFLSRKWDRELDYRLIKELWAHDGHRIAVRFAYEWHDDSGHWYRSYGNENWEFDDDGLMRVRHACINDLPIQESDRTYHWPLGRRPDDHPGLSDLGL